Proteins encoded together in one Thermoplasmatales archaeon BRNA1 window:
- a CDS encoding putative DNA primase, eukaryotic-type, small subunit has protein sequence MAEQAEPQKQKPFASNELDSNSRFLYKLFRRYYRSFTPDMPDRFTKKEFGFIPFGRTMQRHMAFTSQDDLKTFMMTKVPAHSYYSTAYYRHPSRPVMEEKEWMGAELIFDLDADHLQGADEMTYSEMMVQIRREMIALCDDYLFSDLGFSEDQVHICFSGGRGYHAHIRSNDIYTLGANERRELVDYISCTGLDLERIFPVHQNAMGAVSYGNGTSVAKINKYRLLPAPDEGGWKHKMREALKDIVKDIREEEPKRIKKLYPSVKSQNSSLEKMGTHLRKCGDIMFERGTMVDLEPWEQEILMKCLNDVAPRLSSEVDKPVTPDIKRLIRLPGSLHGKTGLRVTPITRDQLTDYDPLQSAVPDVFTSDPVKVTMRKDMSINILGEDMSLKGETEVPEFAAPFLVGRKYADYGWKSQQSERLF, from the coding sequence ATGGCTGAGCAGGCGGAACCCCAGAAGCAGAAGCCCTTCGCGAGCAACGAGCTGGACTCCAATTCCCGTTTCCTCTACAAACTCTTCAGGAGGTACTACCGCTCGTTCACCCCGGACATGCCGGACCGCTTCACGAAGAAGGAGTTCGGTTTCATCCCCTTCGGCAGGACCATGCAGAGACACATGGCGTTCACCTCCCAGGATGACCTCAAGACGTTCATGATGACCAAGGTGCCCGCCCACAGCTACTATTCCACCGCATACTACCGCCATCCCTCCCGCCCCGTGATGGAAGAGAAGGAGTGGATGGGGGCGGAGCTCATCTTCGACCTCGATGCGGACCACCTCCAGGGGGCGGACGAGATGACCTACAGCGAGATGATGGTGCAGATCCGCAGGGAGATGATCGCCCTCTGCGACGACTACCTGTTCTCCGACCTCGGTTTCTCGGAGGACCAGGTCCACATCTGCTTCTCCGGCGGAAGAGGCTACCACGCCCACATCAGGTCCAACGACATCTACACCCTCGGCGCCAACGAGCGCAGGGAGCTCGTCGATTACATCTCCTGCACCGGCCTCGACCTGGAGAGGATCTTCCCGGTCCACCAGAACGCGATGGGCGCGGTGTCATACGGCAACGGCACATCTGTTGCGAAAATCAACAAATACCGCCTCCTGCCCGCTCCCGACGAGGGAGGATGGAAGCACAAGATGAGGGAGGCCCTCAAGGACATCGTCAAGGACATCCGGGAGGAGGAGCCCAAACGCATCAAGAAGCTGTACCCCTCGGTGAAATCCCAGAACTCCAGCCTGGAGAAGATGGGTACCCACCTGAGGAAGTGCGGCGACATCATGTTCGAACGCGGCACCATGGTGGACCTGGAGCCGTGGGAGCAGGAGATCCTGATGAAGTGCCTGAACGACGTGGCCCCGAGGCTCTCCAGCGAAGTCGACAAGCCCGTCACACCCGACATCAAGAGGCTGATCCGTCTGCCGGGATCCCTCCACGGGAAGACCGGCCTAAGGGTCACCCCGATCACAAGGGACCAGCTCACGGACTACGACCCGCTGCAGTCCGCCGTCCCCGACGTGTTCACCTCCGACCCCGTGAAGGTCACGATGAGGAAGGACATGTCGATCAACATCCTCGGCGAGGATATGTCCCTCAAGGGCGAGACCGAGGTCCCGGAGTTCGCGGCGCCGTTCCTCGTCGGGAGGAAATACGCCGACTACGGCTGGAAATCCCAACAGTCCGAGCGCCTTTTCTGA
- a CDS encoding Ribosomal protein L20A (L18A): MKAFLVTGSFADPRKEQPFSIEMAADDEASVKEKALSTIGSRHKMKRWQIKIDKIEEIPADQIQSHLVKYQAGA, from the coding sequence ATGAAGGCATTCCTCGTAACCGGTTCCTTCGCGGACCCCAGAAAAGAGCAGCCCTTCTCCATCGAGATGGCTGCAGACGACGAGGCCTCTGTCAAGGAGAAGGCACTCTCCACTATCGGCAGCAGGCACAAGATGAAGAGATGGCAGATCAAGATCGACAAGATCGAGGAGATCCCCGCGGATCAGATCCAGAGCCACCTCGTGAAGTACCAGGCCGGTGCTTGA
- a CDS encoding prefoldin, archaeal alpha subunit/eukaryotic subunit 5, with product MLELNDEELRQAARALDSYNKQLETLSRQVKLLQATRDEAARAFRALSALKDAKEGDEIMVPVGASTYITVKVTGKNAVVGVGNGVAVEKSLDDAQAYMQSQGDEITSALNEAVSAMQEVQSYTQELADAIQQEYRQRQANGVQ from the coding sequence GTGCTTGAACTGAACGACGAAGAGCTCCGCCAGGCGGCAAGGGCCCTCGACAGCTACAACAAGCAGTTGGAAACCCTCTCGCGCCAGGTCAAACTCCTTCAGGCTACCCGCGACGAGGCCGCCCGCGCTTTTAGGGCGCTCTCCGCACTCAAGGACGCCAAGGAGGGGGACGAGATCATGGTCCCCGTCGGAGCTTCCACCTACATCACCGTCAAGGTGACCGGCAAGAACGCCGTCGTCGGCGTCGGCAACGGTGTCGCGGTCGAGAAGTCCCTTGACGATGCCCAGGCCTACATGCAGAGTCAGGGCGACGAGATCACCTCGGCCCTCAACGAGGCCGTTTCCGCGATGCAGGAGGTCCAGAGCTACACCCAGGAGCTCGCGGACGCCATCCAGCAGGAATACCGCCAGCGCCAGGCAAACGGCGTGCAGTGA
- a CDS encoding signal recognition particle-docking protein FtsY has protein sequence MFDSLKSKLKGIFKKGEKLDEGSVYEEPPKEETPVSLPEPSPEQEASVPAEESPAEQPREEPKKLSKKERMAAAKARHSGEKRSSDMLSEGFLSKKIKDDPLDDILDELEVTLLESDVAYDVVQEIILGVRNNLSGKKYSREYSLEQIVEFAVREAVSDVLQVNEFDFDAWLEEQSRPAVIMFVGINGTGKTTAIAKIGNRLKNQGKSVVLAACDTFRAGAIEQLTIHSEKLGIKIVKSQQDADPASVAYDAVEHARSKMRDVVLIDTAGRMQTNNNLIAEMKKITKVCKPDLKIFVGDSLAGNDAIEQAKVFDDAIGIDAIILTKIDTDAKGGAALSIAKTIGKPIAFVCDGQEYEDIEKFDADWMLNRLFEQ, from the coding sequence ATGTTCGATTCCCTCAAGTCCAAGCTCAAAGGCATCTTCAAGAAAGGTGAGAAGCTTGACGAGGGTTCGGTTTACGAGGAACCCCCGAAAGAGGAGACCCCCGTCTCCCTTCCGGAACCTTCCCCCGAACAGGAAGCCAGCGTTCCCGCAGAGGAGTCTCCGGCAGAACAGCCCAGGGAGGAGCCCAAGAAACTCTCCAAGAAGGAGAGGATGGCCGCCGCCAAGGCGAGGCACTCCGGCGAGAAGCGTTCCTCCGACATGCTCAGTGAGGGATTCCTGAGCAAGAAGATCAAGGACGACCCGCTCGATGACATCCTCGACGAACTGGAGGTCACCCTCCTCGAGAGCGACGTCGCATACGACGTCGTCCAGGAGATCATCCTCGGTGTGAGGAACAACCTCTCCGGGAAGAAATACAGCCGCGAATACTCCCTCGAGCAGATCGTGGAGTTCGCGGTCAGGGAGGCCGTCAGCGACGTTCTCCAGGTCAACGAGTTCGACTTCGACGCATGGCTGGAGGAGCAGAGCCGCCCCGCCGTCATCATGTTCGTCGGGATCAACGGGACCGGCAAGACCACCGCCATCGCCAAGATCGGCAACCGTCTCAAGAACCAGGGCAAGAGCGTCGTTCTCGCGGCATGCGACACCTTCAGGGCCGGGGCCATCGAGCAGCTCACCATCCACTCCGAGAAACTCGGAATCAAGATCGTCAAATCGCAGCAGGACGCGGACCCCGCATCCGTCGCCTACGACGCGGTCGAGCACGCCCGCTCCAAGATGAGGGACGTGGTCCTCATCGACACCGCGGGAAGGATGCAGACCAACAACAACCTCATCGCCGAGATGAAGAAGATCACCAAGGTCTGCAAGCCCGACCTCAAGATCTTCGTCGGCGATTCCCTCGCCGGCAACGACGCAATCGAGCAGGCGAAGGTCTTCGATGACGCCATCGGGATCGATGCGATCATCCTCACCAAGATCGACACCGACGCAAAGGGCGGTGCCGCACTCTCCATCGCCAAGACCATCGGCAAACCCATCGCCTTCGTCTGCGACGGGCAGGAGTACGAGGACATCGAGAAATTCGATGCCGACTGGATGCTCAACAGGCTTTTCGAGCAGTGA
- a CDS encoding acetylornithine deacetylase or succinyl-diaminopimelate desuccinylase, translating into MQLLEVMRAIEGSREYIAKIMCDMISIPAMSPAVGGEGESKRADFLQGYLKDFDSVQRVDVPDEDHPGIMRSNILAKKNGKRSGTVWIIAHIDTVPAGNLADWETDPFKGIYRDGKVYGRGTEDNGQSVLSSMFASRFFEKGTLEGMSIGVAWVADEEMASHYGVCHLIDNGYFSPDDIFLVPDWGSPDGKYIEVNEKSLIWLQFDIVGKSVHASTPDIGINAFRLGAAIIDDVIVALNERFPMENPMFLPAKSSFEPTKADSTVLNVNTIPGSWSFCMDCRILPDYKVEDVLKTAQDIASRYEATGAKITVKELQRHESGGKSSTDSPVFKALSDSVEEVLGHRPEATGVGGATCANFFRLKGYDAYVWETGGGTLHGPNEYVPVQNIINDAKVFATLFYKLCVSPQ; encoded by the coding sequence ATGCAGCTGCTGGAGGTCATGAGAGCCATCGAAGGGTCCCGCGAGTACATCGCGAAGATAATGTGCGACATGATCTCCATTCCCGCGATGTCCCCTGCCGTCGGCGGCGAAGGGGAGTCCAAAAGGGCGGATTTCCTACAGGGATATCTGAAGGACTTCGATTCCGTCCAGAGGGTGGACGTTCCCGATGAGGACCATCCCGGCATCATGAGATCCAACATCCTTGCCAAGAAGAACGGCAAGCGCAGCGGCACCGTTTGGATCATCGCGCACATCGATACCGTCCCCGCAGGCAATCTCGCCGACTGGGAGACCGATCCGTTCAAGGGGATCTACAGGGACGGGAAGGTCTACGGGAGGGGAACCGAGGACAACGGACAGTCCGTCCTGTCCTCGATGTTCGCATCCCGTTTCTTCGAGAAGGGCACCCTCGAGGGCATGTCCATCGGGGTCGCATGGGTCGCCGACGAGGAGATGGCCAGCCATTACGGCGTCTGCCACCTCATCGATAACGGCTACTTCTCGCCGGACGACATCTTCCTGGTCCCCGACTGGGGGAGCCCCGATGGCAAGTACATCGAGGTCAACGAGAAGAGCCTGATCTGGCTGCAGTTCGATATAGTCGGCAAGTCCGTCCACGCATCGACCCCGGACATCGGGATCAACGCATTCAGGCTGGGCGCGGCCATCATCGATGATGTCATAGTGGCCCTCAACGAGAGGTTCCCGATGGAGAATCCCATGTTCCTCCCCGCGAAGTCCAGCTTCGAGCCCACCAAGGCGGATTCCACAGTCCTCAACGTCAACACCATCCCCGGTTCCTGGTCGTTCTGCATGGACTGCAGGATCCTCCCCGATTACAAGGTGGAGGATGTCCTCAAGACCGCGCAGGATATAGCCTCTCGCTACGAGGCCACCGGGGCGAAGATCACCGTGAAGGAGCTCCAGAGGCACGAGTCCGGCGGGAAATCGAGCACCGATTCCCCCGTATTCAAGGCACTCTCGGATTCCGTAGAGGAGGTTCTGGGCCACAGGCCCGAGGCCACCGGCGTCGGCGGTGCGACCTGCGCCAACTTCTTCCGTCTGAAAGGGTACGACGCATACGTATGGGAGACCGGAGGGGGGACCCTGCACGGCCCCAACGAATATGTGCCGGTGCAGAACATCATCAACGATGCGAAGGTATTCGCCACGCTGTTCTACAAACTCTGCGTCAGCCCGCAGTGA